In Pseudothermotoga hypogea DSM 11164 = NBRC 106472, the following are encoded in one genomic region:
- a CDS encoding ABC transporter substrate-binding protein: MRRFLVIVLAVLTVLSFAKVKIQFWHAMGGWRIEVIQNMVNDFMKLNPDIEVEVQYVGSYEEILAKLISAVQAGTPPHVVQLNEISTQKMIDSGVIVPVQDLIDKDPTFDVGLFLPQVLNYYRVGGKLYSMPWNSSTPLLYYNKTMFKEVGLDPNNPPTTFSELIEACRKLVKKDEKGNIVRTGITWPLYAWFFEQYMALQNQPLVDNDNGRTKKATKVVFNNQAALNFLNLWNTLTKEGLMINTRRADWTAARQLFISQTVGMLISSTSDVALLMNESKKQGFELGTAFLPLPDGTQRGGVVVGGGSLWILKQKNQAEVDAAWKLVKYLAEPGPQIVWHKATGYYPIRVDAIQTLLVQGYYQENPHHLTAILQLLTSVQNYNTQGAIIGAFPEVRNAIDMAVEKMLTGELTPKQALDEAEKNANKAIKEYF; the protein is encoded by the coding sequence GTGAGAAGGTTCTTGGTGATCGTTCTTGCGGTTCTGACAGTTCTGAGCTTCGCCAAGGTCAAGATCCAGTTCTGGCACGCAATGGGTGGCTGGAGGATCGAAGTCATTCAGAACATGGTCAACGACTTCATGAAGCTGAATCCGGACATCGAGGTGGAAGTCCAGTACGTTGGTAGCTACGAAGAGATACTCGCCAAGTTGATCTCAGCGGTTCAGGCCGGCACTCCCCCACACGTCGTTCAACTCAACGAGATCAGCACGCAGAAGATGATCGACAGTGGTGTGATCGTCCCAGTGCAAGATTTGATCGACAAAGATCCTACCTTCGATGTCGGATTGTTCCTGCCACAGGTTTTGAACTATTACCGCGTCGGTGGGAAACTCTACTCGATGCCTTGGAACAGCTCTACGCCTTTGCTTTATTACAACAAAACGATGTTCAAGGAAGTTGGGCTCGATCCGAACAACCCACCAACAACCTTCAGCGAATTGATAGAAGCTTGTCGAAAGTTGGTTAAGAAGGATGAAAAGGGCAACATCGTCAGAACGGGGATCACCTGGCCACTCTACGCTTGGTTCTTCGAGCAATACATGGCGCTTCAGAATCAACCGCTTGTGGACAACGACAACGGAAGGACCAAGAAAGCCACCAAGGTGGTCTTCAACAACCAAGCAGCGCTCAACTTCCTGAACCTTTGGAACACACTCACGAAGGAAGGCTTGATGATCAACACAAGACGCGCTGATTGGACCGCGGCAAGACAACTTTTCATATCTCAAACCGTCGGTATGTTGATCTCGTCCACTTCGGACGTGGCACTTTTGATGAACGAATCAAAGAAGCAAGGATTTGAACTCGGCACAGCCTTCCTACCACTCCCAGATGGCACACAGCGCGGCGGGGTCGTGGTAGGTGGAGGAAGTCTGTGGATTTTGAAACAGAAGAACCAAGCGGAAGTCGATGCCGCATGGAAACTTGTCAAGTACCTCGCCGAACCAGGCCCGCAGATCGTTTGGCACAAGGCCACTGGGTATTATCCGATACGCGTCGATGCGATACAGACGTTGCTCGTTCAGGGTTACTATCAAGAAAATCCACACCACCTGACCGCTATTCTTCAGTTGCTCACAAGCGTTCAGAACTACAACACTCAAGGCGCCATCATCGGTGCATTCCCAGAGGTTAGAAACGCCATAGACATGGCAGTGGAAAAGATGCTCACGGGTGAACTCACACCGAAACAGGCACTCGACGAGGCGGAAAAGAACGCAAACAAGGCCATCAAGGAGTACTTCTGA
- a CDS encoding carbohydrate ABC transporter permease, with protein MKRSKKRIIKTIVFEILLIISSLLIFAPILLAIIMSIQPPEFVFSYPPKFLPRGFFVQNYIDAFKIVPFARMILNSALISIFITLGKLFTGSLSGYAYANFSFKGSKITFYVLFATLFIPAEIVLIVPLFRIISRLGWTNTYWAMTIPFLASATNTFLMQQHFKTIPKEFEDAARIDGATPMQYFTKVLLPLSRPIIAGAAIINFTYAWNMYLWPMIVAMEDRMKTVQVAINMIMNAESSNNWGIIMAATVVALLPTLILFFALQDLFVKSLVGSGVKG; from the coding sequence ATGAAGAGATCCAAGAAAAGGATCATTAAGACGATTGTCTTCGAAATACTCTTGATAATATCGAGTTTGCTGATATTCGCACCAATCCTTTTGGCGATCATCATGAGCATTCAGCCCCCTGAGTTCGTCTTCTCCTACCCACCGAAGTTTTTACCCAGAGGTTTCTTCGTGCAAAACTACATCGACGCCTTCAAGATAGTTCCGTTCGCAAGGATGATACTCAACAGCGCTTTAATATCGATCTTTATAACTCTGGGTAAACTGTTCACGGGGAGTCTCTCAGGTTATGCCTATGCGAACTTTTCTTTCAAGGGTTCGAAGATCACGTTCTACGTGCTCTTTGCCACCCTTTTCATCCCCGCTGAAATTGTGCTGATCGTGCCGTTGTTCAGAATCATATCCAGGCTCGGCTGGACCAACACCTACTGGGCTATGACGATACCTTTCCTGGCCAGTGCAACCAACACCTTCTTGATGCAGCAACACTTCAAAACGATCCCAAAAGAATTCGAAGACGCCGCAAGGATAGACGGAGCAACACCTATGCAGTACTTCACGAAAGTTTTGCTGCCACTATCCAGACCTATCATCGCAGGTGCTGCGATAATAAACTTCACCTATGCCTGGAACATGTACCTCTGGCCAATGATTGTAGCGATGGAAGACAGAATGAAAACGGTTCAGGTGGCGATAAACATGATCATGAACGCCGAGTCTTCGAACAACTGGGGCATCATCATGGCCGCAACGGTGGTTGCACTCCTTCCAACTTTGATTCTATTCTTCGCGTTGCAGGATCTTTTCGTGAAATCGCTCGTTGGAAGTGGTGTGAAGGGCTGA
- a CDS encoding carbohydrate ABC transporter permease, with protein sequence MRRKIFPYLLLIPTYLVIILFIYMPAFDALYNSFFRVSVFGRRRIFVGLQNFLSLFTDKDYLYAVNFTLVYTGTTVVISIFLSFFLALLLDQKVPGSKIYRTLIFAPYAVSYAVAGALWGFLLNPVVGHVNYLMRILFGIQTHWLTTRPFAAYSLIFASIWKTLPFNVIFYLAALQSVPSEVMEASIIDGANSWKRVWKIIFPLVSPITFYLVIMSIISATFQSFAIIDVMTRGGPGIYTTNLVYKLYLDGFRFQKIGLASAENVILFVMMMIVTILYFTYGQRRVHYQ encoded by the coding sequence GTGCGCAGAAAGATTTTCCCGTACTTGCTCTTAATACCAACTTACTTGGTAATAATTCTTTTTATCTACATGCCAGCTTTTGACGCTCTGTACAACAGCTTTTTCAGAGTCTCAGTGTTCGGGAGAAGAAGGATCTTTGTGGGGCTGCAGAACTTCCTTTCTCTTTTCACAGACAAGGATTATTTGTATGCGGTCAATTTCACTCTCGTTTACACCGGAACCACCGTTGTGATCTCGATCTTTTTGTCCTTCTTCCTCGCTCTCCTGCTCGATCAGAAAGTCCCTGGATCAAAGATATACAGGACCCTGATCTTTGCACCCTATGCGGTATCTTACGCGGTTGCCGGAGCACTCTGGGGTTTCCTCCTTAACCCGGTGGTTGGGCACGTGAACTATCTGATGAGAATCCTTTTCGGCATACAGACTCACTGGCTCACGACAAGACCGTTTGCTGCGTACTCTCTCATATTTGCTTCAATCTGGAAAACTCTGCCCTTCAACGTCATATTTTACCTGGCAGCCTTGCAGAGCGTGCCCAGTGAAGTCATGGAAGCAAGCATCATCGACGGAGCCAATTCATGGAAGAGAGTTTGGAAAATCATCTTTCCTCTGGTTTCACCAATAACCTTTTATCTGGTCATCATGAGCATTATATCGGCTACCTTCCAGTCTTTTGCGATCATCGACGTGATGACGAGAGGTGGTCCTGGCATCTACACGACGAACCTGGTTTACAAACTCTATCTGGACGGATTCAGGTTTCAGAAAATCGGTTTGGCTTCCGCAGAAAATGTGATTCTCTTCGTCATGATGATGATCGTCACGATCCTTTACTTCACTTACGGTCAAAGACGCGTGCATTACCAATGA